The following is a genomic window from Elaeis guineensis isolate ETL-2024a chromosome 10, EG11, whole genome shotgun sequence.
TGGCCCCCTACCCCTCCACTTGCCTCCTCCCAACTTGGGATCATTCCTTCCCCCTATCTCTCCCACCACCACCCTTGGAGCTCACCAGGCGATGCAAGaaaccaaggatcaattctgataCCATGACACCAAACCAAGTCAACAATGGCAAGCAATCCAACCCCCTCCGAAAGCTCCAATTCCGGGACCATGTTCAAAATTACAAGCAAAAATTTGGAGTCCTGGAGGCTCTTGAGGAGCCGGTGGAAGGTGAGCTTGTCGAGGAAGGCGGCATGCGCTTGGTGCAACTGCTCATATCTTGCGCCGAGGCCGTCGCCTGCCGTGACCGGGCTCAGGCCTCGACCTTGCTCCATGAACTGAAGGCCAATGCACTGGTGTTGGGCACCTCCTTCCAGCGCGTTGCTTCATGCTTCGTCCAGGGCTTGTCCGACCGCCTGGCGCTGGTGCAACCGCTCGGAGCCGTCGGCATTATCGGACCAGCAACGGTCCCCGCCACGGCCTCCGGCAGGAAGGAGGAGGCCCTCGCATTGGCCTACGAGCTGTGCCCCTACCTCCAGTTTGGGCACTTCGTGGCAAATGCCTCCATCTTGGAAGCCTTTGAGGGAGAGAATTTGGTCCACGTGGTGGACCTGGGAATGACCATGGGCCTGCCTCATGGCCATCAATGGCGAAAGCTTATCGACAGCCTCGCCGACCGAACCAGCCCCCGGCCCCGGCGCATCCGCATCACCGGCGTCGGTGCTCAGGGCGATCGACTTAAAGCCATTGGCAATGAGCTCGAGTTCTGCGCTCAGAAACTTGGAATAAACCTCGAGTTCTTTGTCATCGAGAGGAACTTGGAGAATTTCAGCCCTGAGGACTTGGAGCTGGAAGAAGGGGAGGTTCTGGTCGTCAATAGCATGCTCCAACTGCATTGTGTGGTGAAGGAGAGCCGAGGAGCTCTCAACTCGGTGCTCCAAATGATTCATGAACTATCGCCGAGGGTGTTAGTCTTGGTGGAGCAGGATGCGAGCCACAATGGGCCATTCTTTCTTGGGAGGTTCATGGAGGCACTGCACTACTACTCGGCCATCTTCGACTCACTGGATGCGATGCTGCCGAGGTAT
Proteins encoded in this region:
- the LOC105053310 gene encoding GRAS family protein RAD1 produces the protein MSHGPYLQLQQQQLQQLAYNEEGEDENGLKLTLSHMAKMAPYPSTCLLPTWDHSFPLSLPPPPLELTRRCKKPRINSDTMTPNQVNNGKQSNPLRKLQFRDHVQNYKQKFGVLEALEEPVEGELVEEGGMRLVQLLISCAEAVACRDRAQASTLLHELKANALVLGTSFQRVASCFVQGLSDRLALVQPLGAVGIIGPATVPATASGRKEEALALAYELCPYLQFGHFVANASILEAFEGENLVHVVDLGMTMGLPHGHQWRKLIDSLADRTSPRPRRIRITGVGAQGDRLKAIGNELEFCAQKLGINLEFFVIERNLENFSPEDLELEEGEVLVVNSMLQLHCVVKESRGALNSVLQMIHELSPRVLVLVEQDASHNGPFFLGRFMEALHYYSAIFDSLDAMLPRYDTKRAKVEQFYFAEEIKNIVSCEGPARVERHERVDQWRRRMSRAGFQPAPIKRMAQAKQWLDKVRACEGYTIAEEKGCLVLGWKSKPIIAASCWKC